gggtgaaatgcttagcggtatttcgtctgcgttacgttgtgagttcaaattccgccgaggtcgactttgcctttcatcctttcggggtcgataaattaagtaccagttacacactggggtcaatgtaatcgacttaatacctatgtctgtccttgtttgtcccctctgtgtttggccccttgtgggtaataaagaaataggttacatcGACCCCGCTGCTTAACTGGTaatttttatcaatcccgaaaagtTGATTTTGCTAGCCCGCTGCCTCACCTCGATTGATATTAACTTGATTTTTATTCAACAGTCGAAATTTTAATTTAGAGGCGgtgaatgacaaaagaaaagtAATTTCATCTGTAAAgttaaatgggaaaaaaaaagatgacgATCCTTGCTGAGTCATATAGACTGGTTTCCTGGTTCTTGTGGACATATAATTTTCCCCCTAGGCAGCTAGATGACTGGGGCAACGTGAGAGGAACTGTTTTGCTCAAAAATCCCAAACGTAGCACCGATCCAGAGATAGgaactacaatcttatgatcatgagtccaacaccctaaccactaagccatgcgcctctacTGCTGTAATAttacatatagagagatatacgagTATAGAGTGAAGCTAATGCGTTATGTGGAAAGATATTACTGGCAACACAAACGGATACgtatacctatgcatgcatacgtacatacataacacactgcCTAggtatcaatcttgagaaattaggcttctcaaaaccagaaaggcgaaggctgattcgaagactacagattcaagccatcacgggaactgtaaaaatctgtaaaacattccagaagtttatcatttaagtatatatgagcatgtctgtatatgcaactatatgaatGATAGTAcgagcataaaacaaaacatacacatctgcacacatgcatacatacaaaaataccccgttgatgttgaaattccaatgaagtaaccttagatctaggttagaaaccggctctttctatattggcaaaaaaaatcttgaaatagaactgaataatgatatacatgtggaggcacatggcctagtggttagagcagcggactcgcggtcgagcgatagcgggttcgaatctcagaccgggctatgtgtgtgtttatgagcgaaatacctaagctccacgcggctccagcaaaaggtaatggcgaacttctgctgactctttcgccacaactttctctcactctttcctcctgcatcttgcagtgtacctgcgacggatcggcgtcccgttcaggtggggaacttatacgctaaagacaccgggaaaccggcccttatgagccaggcatagctcgagaaggaacaaacaacaatgacatacatacatacatacatacatacatacatacatacatacatacatacatacatacatacatacatacatacatacatacatacatacatagcggatatgtgtgtgtatgtgtatgtttacactgACAACCCCGAACGTTTCGGTTGAAGTTAACCTTGACAATACCTCCAAACCCAAACAAATTAGAACCATTCTTTTCAAGCCTATTAAACCGACAAAAGAAAGACTGGGAGATAGCAAAGTATGAGCCATCCACGAAAGTGATATGAATGAAACTCCGGAATCATGAAAAACTAAGCGCAAAAATCTACACCCCAGCGTATGACAGTTAAAACCATGTTTGATAAATCCAACAATGAAATGTCAAGGTTGGTTTCCTTATGATTTTGACTTCGCAGTTTAACATTGAAACCACTCTCACTAAATGACATCTCCGGGGTTTCGGTGATCGATCCAGCTCCTCTAAATTCAGAGATGCCAGAGATATAATCATAAAATGAAGTTGATATGATATGGTGGGAGAACATATCGATCTCACTACAAAAACTGTTGGCTTCAATGACATGTGTAGACATACTTGGAATTCAGAAGACGAGTGATAATTAGCAGAAGTTAGTtgacgaactggtagaatcgttagcatgccggacgaaatgcttagctgtatttcgtctgccgttacgttctgagttcaaattccgccgaggttgactttgcctttcatcctttcggggtcgattaaatgagtaccagttacgcactgcagtcgatataatcgacttaaaccgtttgtctgtcctcgtttgtcccttgtgtgtagccccttgtggacagtaaagaaattagaatcgttagaaagaaattagaatgccggacaaaatgcttagcaccgattcgtccgtctttacgttttgagtggtcgactctgcctttcatctttgcagggtcaataaaaataaataccagttgaataatcAGTCGATATAATCGGTCGACTTaacctcctcccctgaaattactggccttgtgtcaaaatttgaaagtaatattaaTCGCGGTAATGTATTAGTAGGTGAGCGGAGGTGCAGAATATTTTGCTTGTTATCTTTCGAGAATAATGTTTTGTTTAGTCAGAATCGTGACAACCCATACAAAATGCCACATTTTGCACCACACGAATCCTAAAATTTAGGTCCCATGTTAAATAAAGCGTTAAATTTGTCTCGCATTGCAGAGAGTTTTGGattaaccctctctctctctctctctctcgtctttcaATTATTCGTATTTTGCTCTTATTTTAATTACTTGTAACAAtaacatcatcgtcaccattattCACTTTTCACcgacctttttttttaatattgatatgTCTCTTACACAAATACTACGTCATGAATAGTTTCGTAGATTGTATTGCAGACGTCtgcttgtttgttctttttttgttgtgttttgtttttgttttttagttggttttttttgttgtttttttgctggTATTATTTTTGCTGACGTTGATAGGGCAGCGAGCAGACAGAACTGCTGAGCTGGCTAAGTGCTTATAGGTATTTTGTTCGCCTTCACGTCctgtattcaaattccgccaagtcgacattttgcctttcatcttttcgaggtcaataaaataagtaagagCTGAGTACTGGAATCAAAGAAAATGACTTACCCCATCCCCaccaaaaaaattgctggccttgtgcctaaatccgAACtcattgctgttgctattgtttgtttgtttgttgagcgaagcggtcttcgtcccagagcacgcaagatgggagaagtccgaaacgtggtcctttgctattcgtaagacccgcagaagagaaagcaggtcaacccccccacaccgagagcatcgacggatgcgcatcaaggctcagcggttgcgtaggaagtcggggataagaaacaggaagaaagagggagagaaagttggagcaaaagagtacaacaggggtcgccaccaccctgccggagcctcgtggacctttaggtgttttcgctcaataaacacacacaacgcccggtctgagaatcgaaactgcgatcctccgaccgtgagtccactgccctaaccactgggcctccactaataaatgtgcccttttaaagcctagccaggctcataagcccggttttccagtttcaatggcgtatgtgttccccagctggacgggacgccagtccatcgcagcattactcatttttgccagctgagtggactggagcaacgtgaaatgaagtgttttgctcaagaacacaacgcgtcgcccggtccaggaatcgaaaccatcatcttacgatcatgatgctgacaccgtaaccactaagccacgtgcctccaccaaGTCTTGAATTAGGATTAGAATATCTTAACCCTTCAAAACGGTCTCGTTAACGAATGGTTTATTGCAACCAATTCTATTTAGATTCTTAAATAACGGGTCAgagatatttatttgaaataaatgtcCAGATTTATTGTATATCGTGGTTTTAATGTCATTTGACTCGGTCAATTTAACACAGCATTTAATCTCAACAGATTGTTGACTTCTATTGTCTTAGACATTTGACCTTAATACTTTGAGTGGCGGGAATAGAAGAATGCTGTGTAGGTGTCGTAAAGGAAGAATCAGTTAAAGATTTCGGTCACTGTTCTGTTTTATTGTACCCTTAATCAATCACCATTTATaactgttcttttattctttcaatattttaatttgtttcagccattggactgtggccatgctggggctcctaTTCTATTTAGCcggctacagcctaatgatgccaactggcgatatatatattatatacgagggaatgctttaagggtatcgcgaaaggcttggttggaggcctaaatttccgagttcttttacggggcttagaaaaactgaaggactgctgcaataagtgggtgaatctgagagggaattatattcttttctactctaggcacaaggcccgaaattttggggagggggccagtcgatgagatcgacctcagtgcgcaactagtacttaatttatcgaccccgaaaggatgaaaagcaaaatcgacctcggcggtatttgaactcagacagacgaaatacctatttctttactacacacaaggggctaaacacagagaggacaaacaaagacagacaaacggaataagtcgattatatcgaccccagtgcgtaactggtacttatttaatcgaccccgaaaggatgaaaggcaaagttgacctcggcggaatttgaactcagaacgtaacggcagacgaaatactgctaagcatttcgcccggtgtgctaacggttctgccagctcgccgccttgaaaggGGAATATATTggatagaatcataattaactgatctttctgtattttcttttacccgaaaccaggaacttttcagcacccactcttattatatatacgacgggcttccacaaaATTTCCGCCTACCATattcacttacaaggtattggtcCGCACGGGACTATAGTATAAATTAATTGCCAAGGtgttgcgcagtgggactgaacccgaaaccaaacCGTGaagttgcgaagcaaacttctaaatCATACAGTCTTGCTTGCGCCTCAGTTGTGATACTACAAACTCAaactatacagttctatatttaagagatgaggaattatgtacattatttacattatttacatttgacgaatatttgtcctcatcgtgtttgttgttaacacaacgtttcggctgatataccctccagccttcttcaggtgtcaaatatgaaaactaaaaagaagcagcacatatgctaggacacaacaacctcctaagcagaccgagtacagatatgagcagcatatgggaacctgtattaaggaaggatagaaatatattagatttataagctctaaaattcactccataattgcccacgggcatatggtgcaGTGGTTAATagtgcgagctactaaccccaagattcctagATCGATTTCATTTTTAGATGTTATTATTAGATAATAACATctaaaaataccttgggaatgagaacccacgttagaaatttcccccaagacacctgaagaaagctggagggtatatcagccgaaatgttgtattaacaacaaacaagatgaggacaaatatccgtaaatAACAAACTCTATAGTTTATAGGATACATGGTGTGTGCTATGTCCCCTCGTCgagctgagcgaaatgcttagcggtatttcgtctgtcgttacgttgtgagttcaaattccgccgaggtcgactttgccttttatcctttcgaggtcgataaatgaagtaccagttacgtacaggggtcgatataatcgacttaatccgtttgactgtccttgtttgtcctctctttgtttagcccattgtgggtagtaaagaaataggtatttcatctgccgttacgttgtgagttcaaattccgccgaggtcgactttgccttttatcctttcagggtcgattaaataagtaccagatacgcaatgggatcgatataatcgacttaatccgtttgattgtccttgtttgtcctctctttgtttagcccattgtgggtagtaaagaaataggtgtttcatctgacgttacgttgtgagttcaaattccaccgaaatcgactttgcctttcatcctctcagggtcggttaaataaactggggttgatgtaatcgacttaatccctttgtctgtccttgtttgttccttctatgtttaccccctgtgagcaataaagaaataaatatgacccTCGCCATTGAATTAAGCTGGATAGTTAACGTGTATCGTAGTCTCGGTTGACGAAGTGTATCGAGACCATAATATCCTCATTTATTAAGAAAACGGGAAGAAGATTGAATAGAACGTTTTAATCTAAAAGAAAATTCTTCTTCTCAACAAATGCACACTTGTTTCCCTACGGTTACATAACTTCCAAGGCTCTCCCTATGCcttcaatatttttattgttttttaagttAGTATTTGAAAAGACCGCTGCAGGTCCCCTATCGAGCTCCAATTGTTGTCCCAATAGAGCAAGACAAATGTTATAATGATGTGAAATGACGAAGCGTTTTGGTATAGGTGCCAACAGCAGATACGGACTCCACACGACGAAATGAAAATAATGGATTGTTTGTTAACTTGAATAAGCGTTCGGAAgagaatgggaataaattaaaatatattattttgaatatgttcttatttaaatatacaaatgtatttgtatatgcgagtatatgtgtatatatatatgtgtgtgtgtacataaatttgTCTAAATGcaaatgtttgcatatgtatatacaattatatggttacgtatgtattaatgtatgtttacatgtctatatgtagatgtatgtatgtttgtgtatgtctatatatctgcatatgttgtgtgtgtgtgtgtgtgtgtgtgtgtgtggtgctctgtgtttcattcgaACATATTGACAACAATACAGTTTACAGCCTTTGGGCAATCAAtttaaatgataatcaaaatatttattaaccACAAAGTCATTTTTTGGATAAGAGCGCGAGTTATATGGCTGTTATTGATGTGTGGTTTAGCCCTCGGTCATTTGGGGCTGAGCAGATACATGTCAAAGCTGTTTTAGTCATAAACATTCTGGATACTTTCAGATAACTAAGACCAACTACACATTAAAGAAAGTAGGAGCGTAGTgttgtttttgtctgtctgtccttgtttatcctctctgtgggcagtaaagaaattggtacttcgtctgtcttttcgttctgagttcaaattccgccgaggtcgactttgcctttcaccctttcggggtcgataaattaagtacctattgcgtactggggtcgatgtaatcgactggccccctcctcaaaaatttcggtccttgtgcctagagtagaaaagaaaatacgcTCTCCTCAAGTATGATGTATTTGTGTTGATCGATTAGGACGAGTTTACTGTTTTACctattacagtcatttgactgcagtcaggctggagcaccaccttgaaggattttggtcgaacaaatctatctcaggacttaattttttgaagccaagtacttattctatcggtctcgtttgggcgaatcgctaagttacggggacgtaaacactctggttgtcaagcagtggcgggggacaaccacagacacacacacatgcatatatacatatatatatatatatatatatatatatatatacgacgggcttctttcagtttccgtctaccaaatccactcacaaggatttggtcggctcgaggctatagaagacacttacttaaggtgccatgtagtgggaatgaactcgaaacaatgtggttgggaagcaagattcttacaacacagccacacctattttATTCGGTTCGTACTCATTCTCCTCATCAAATAGAATCATTCCGATGAACTTGGTGAAACTCTATACACACTAATACTATATACGGGCTGTAGCCACTCGATTTCGGAAATAGAGttggaattttatattcttcTCATGTTATCAttcgtttgttttcatttttttctatttcgtcttcttttgtattttttagttCCCCGAGCTtgtctttgtttgtgtttgtccatgtaatattctttgtatagtcccttgtgggtaataaagaaattatactaTACACGGGCGTGTGTATAATTCATACTCAATTTGATAAGCTCTTTGGTAATTTCAGAAAACTCACTCTACATATCTGTCTGCTTGAAAAtatatgttattgttttattctcaGCGAATGTTAGTGGTTTTacttatcaattttatttattctgttttagAGCAATGGATACCTTGCATTGCCCCGTCAGGGGCGATCTGATAATCAGCCTGATTACACCTGCTGCGGTATGCCTCTTACGAAATATGTCGGTATCTGTCCCATTGGAATGGAATGTTGCCCTGGTCTGAAAAAGGTTTTACAGAAATCTGGACAAAGAACGATCTACTCTGTTTGTGTTGCAGGTAAattattctctttgtttcttcttgtttctatGTGCTTATAATTTAAAGTACCCTGGCCTCCATATATCTTGTGATGCCACAAATCTGCATCTAGAACGTTCTCTCCAACATGAAGCTCTGGCAAATACGTTACCCAGACCTTTATGTTGGAGAAGAACGTTATTCATATTTCATGAAAGACTAGATGTTTCCCATGCAAGCTTGTTTCCCCGCCTCATCACTACCAATTTCAGaggatcagccttgtcacactgtctcacgttaagggtacacgtgtctgtggagtgctcagccacttgcacgttaacttcacaagcaggctgttccgttgatcatcgTCATAACTGACGGAGGGCCATTACTTTATATGTGAGACAAGGTAAAAATTACTTCGTCGAGATCTGAAATTAGAGTACGAATTCGTCACTTCGTATATGACCTCTTAATAAGTGTAATACAAGGTGGTGAATTGTCATTCCGTGTCCAAATCTCACcgaggctaactttgcctttcttcataAAGTACCAGCTTAGggggtgaaggcgcgtggcttagtggttaggggcattcggctcatgatcgtaaggtcgtgagttcaattcccggtggcgcgttgtgtccttgagcaagagactttatttcacgttgctccagtccaatcagatggcaaaaatgagtagtacttgtatttcaaagggccagccttgtcacacagtgtcacgctgaatcttcctgagaactacgttaagagtacacatgtttgtggagtgctcagtcacttgcacgttaatttcacgagcaagctgttccgttgatcgtatcagctgggaccctcatcgtcgtaaccaacggagtgctatatatatatatatatatatacaccttctaAGACGTGGGACATTGAATAGGTTTGTTTGTATTGCACGCTAAAATCAACAGGTAGCGTCGTATTTTATGACTGTTGGAATATTTATCATTATGACCAAGAGACTTAAATGTACCGCTTCCACAATGTCCTAGTCTGTATAGACCTGCACTGCTGTTGATTAATCTAAAGTCATGTCAAATAGGGAATAGTGTAGGTATGATTTAAGGGatctttgacttctatttctaacagaccCAGTGTCTACGTAGACGGTCCTTTATAGTCTTGTATATCATGCgactgtggaggtgcatggcttagtggttagggtgtcagcatcatgatcgtaagattgcggtttcgattcctggaccggacgacgcgttgtcttcttgagcaaaacacttcatttcacgttgctccagtccactcggctggcaaaaatgagtaacactgcgatggactggcgtcccgtccagcgggtgaacacatacgccattgaaaccaggaaaccgggcccatgagcctggctaggctttaaaagggcgcatttaattattattatatcatgcgACTATCACGTCTGTGTTAAATTTTGTATCAGTTTTTAGGTCAGCGCCATTCGAGAATACCTCTGTCCAAAAGTAATAAATGGTAATTCTATACGCCAACTATGGATTAATTACACTTTTATCTAATTAGGATTTCAATTAATCATTAAAGGTGAATGTGTCATCTGATTTAGTACATAACTTAGATCTATTTTCCAACAGTCGGGTTAATGGTCCTTCCGCCTCAAAATTAACGCTTCTCAGTCTTTCGTTTCAAAAAGACCCAGTAGTTTCACCTAtcttctaaaacaaaaaaaaagctctTTTCTGTTGCCTTCCATTAAGTATTGGCTAATTCTTGTCTTATTCTAACACGATGTTAATTTCTCTCTtctgtaataattatttctaatctaggcacaaggccttgaaaatttggaggggaagggaccagtcgattacatcaaccccagtgtgtaactggtacttatttcattgccccccccccaccaaatggatgaaaggcaaagtcgacctcagaacgtagtggcagacgaaatacctatttctttactacccgcaaggtgctaaacatagaggggacagacaaacggattaagtcgattatatcgaccccagtgcgtaactggtgcttaatttatcgaccccgaaaggatgaaaggcaaagtcgacctcggcggatccTGACTATGTTCTCGAAACCACGCCAGAGCTGTTTAACTAAAATGAGCTGAATGATTTGGTTCGAGACTTAAAAGGGTAGCTAACTAAGAAAAAGTATGGTTATTTCCAGATTCAACGCCCTCAAATTAGCTAAAGAAACTTGTTTGGTGTCTCGAcaccatttcaaatttttttcttgttgacCAGTGCTATTCTTACATTAGTTGTGCAAcgtggactacagccatgctgtggcaccgccttgaaggcgTTTGATCGAAAGATTCACCCGCGTACTCACGTTTTTAAGTCtcgcacttattctatcgttccctattaccgaaccgctaagttacagggacgcaaacaaatTAATTCCAGTGTTGAAGTGTGGGCGGgtgataaatacatacagatacatatatatatatacacgacgggcttccacacaatttccgtccattaaattcactcacaatgcattggatGGCCAGGGActttagaagaagacacttgctcaaggtactgtgCAGCGGGATTAAACCCAAATC
This portion of the Octopus sinensis linkage group LG12, ASM634580v1, whole genome shotgun sequence genome encodes:
- the LOC115218107 gene encoding small cardioactive peptide-related peptide isoform X1, which produces MFCKHLSFVAITICFLLVLAKTENEIQQKNIKFDQRTWRNMRSNGYLALPRQGRSDNQPDYTCCGMPLTKYVGICPIGMECCPGLKKVLQKSGQRTIYSVCVADAY
- the LOC115218107 gene encoding small cardioactive peptide-related peptide isoform X2, with protein sequence MFCKHLSFVAITICFLLVLAKTSNGYLALPRQGRSDNQPDYTCCGMPLTKYVGICPIGMECCPGLKKVLQKSGQRTIYSVCVADAY